Below is a genomic region from Seriola aureovittata isolate HTS-2021-v1 ecotype China chromosome 23, ASM2101889v1, whole genome shotgun sequence.
AGATTTTTGTGATCGTGGACCTTCACGGACCAAAGGgatataaataatggaggaatggagagaAAGTCCGACTTCTAGACCTTCTCAAAGGTAGGGATCTCCACCGTAGTGCTGCTTCTGCCGGTAACAAATGCTCGCagatattaataaatcataGTTATGAGCTTATGTTTAGCGCAAAACGAACTGAACATTTGAATTAAAGAGACTCTAACCGATCTGAGGATGTACAGCCTGTCTATACTGACAAAGGTTGGAGCGTTCACTCCCTCAGAACCCTGTAGAACCTTATAATGGCACCGTGCTTGGGACAGCGGGCGGTATGAGGTTATTTAGACGTATAATGCTTGTTTACATTATAATATTTTTCGTTTAACATTACAACCCTTGtcaatttatttgaatttgataAATTAAAGCAACCTACAAGTCAAGCTGCGGCCATATAATTACCAACATTCGTTGTAAACGTCCTTCTGTTGTCAGTTTGTGATGCTGTGGCCTCTAACTTCCACCAAAGTCTGGGATTTTCTTTTCCCTCAAGTTTTCGATTTGTAATTTCTGAACCAGCCTTGAACGTAACATGTGGATTGTGACAGAAAGCTGTGCAAAATGATTTCCGGGTCGTgtgcttcacagagctgctgtagaAAGAGCAGCGGAAACCATCGAGAATTAAGTATGAGTCAAACTCTAATCTAtgacaggctgctgctgttgggtTCCTGTGTGGTAAAATCTGGCCACACATCTGTAATCAGTCCCCAAACAAAACACTTCCTGCTATAGTTTGAATTGACTCCAGCTGAAAGATACTTAGATgtccccccccaccacccccattCCCTCTGTGCATCCTGAGTAATTATAAAGTGGCATGTCCCACCCACTTTCAAACATGCATTGCACAAACAAATAGCAAAATCCCATACgtgggccacatgcttgtgtTTCCTCTGGCCCAGTGTATTCCCCGGTACCACGGCacgagtctggcccatatacagcatgactgTCACATGCTCCTTCCACATCTGGGCCAATCCAGgggcacaaacagaaaataacttaaacttaaaaccccggaggataacagctggaatctgcccagatgtaaGACTGTACGGGCTGCACAGTTTCACGGAGGCCTCACTTGTGACCGGTGACTCATTGCTTCTCACATTTTCCACGGtggctttgttgttttctgttctgtctcaCGTCCCTCACGTGACAGAGCCCAGGTAACCGTACGCTGTCGCACCCTCCCAGTAAGAACCAGTCCATCCAGTTGAGGGCACAAGCCCCTTCATGTTATGCTTTCTTTATCACAACCTCATCCAGTCAACAATAACACAACTCTCACAGCAGCAACTTCtctttgaaaatataaaaattctataatCAATACCTCAGGTCTGCATGATACACAGGATGATATCCagtaacaggaagtgtttttattcatcctGAAACTAAAATCCAAGCTGATAAATGATGTTTGATTTATTCAGTTGTAGTTTGTGTGACAATTACCAACTTCCTGTTACTTTATCCACTATATCTGGGTTATTTATGAATTGCTTTTTGGATTTTCCTGCACAAGTCGCCACCTGGTGTCAGTTGCTAAACATTACACCTGATGCACATCAAGTGTAGAGGCACCTGGAGACATGAGACTGTGTGTCGGATCGTCAGGACTGATGAAGTAAGAAAGTGATTTCCTTCGTATTGTCGACTTTATTTGTAAAGGTTTTAAAACATGAATCTTACAATCACAGTCTGATGCTTCAGGACCCCCCAGCAGAAGTGATGAGGGTTAGTCACATGGTGTCTGTCACACAGTCAAGCATCTGATACATTTTTCACTTCCTATCTTCGGTCAGAGACGATGTCATTACCAGGATTGAATTTCTGTACCCTTTTCTTTAATCCATATTTCACTTCGTTGTCAGTTTAAAGCTGTAGCTGCTGACAGTGGAGCTTCAACAAAGTCCAGATTTAAGGGTGTGAATactaatatttcagtttttgatttttaatacattttcaaaatgttttttttgtcattatgttCAAGAATATACAACATGATAATATGAGCAGAGAGTGAAGGGGTCTGATCACTTTATGAAGACACTGTTTACAATGACAACGTTTTCATTCATCAGAGGTCGACTAACAATATTGTTCAATTGTTTTTGATGcatcattattataaaatatcaattatagCTGGTAAAATATCCACTGTTATTTgttgttaaattttttttatttatatttaagcttTCTGACCTACAGTACTTGCTTGTTTAATCTTTGTTTGTatgtcttttcttcttactatgtttattgtatatgcaccaaaacaacaaatcagcCTCCTTGTATGTTGAAAgcctgattctgattctgaaacAATGTAGTGTTTAAAATAACTTCATCACATGATAACTTCCCCAAATCTTCATTATACGAGTCAGAGTCTTCAGCTTGGTCGGGTTTCATTGTGTCAGTGCTGATGATGGAGTTTCCACTCTCTCCGAGCAGGTTCGTATCAAACTCATTTTTGGACactattttaattttgttgtacttatgtatgtattttatgaATCCTTCACAAAGCTGTAGTTCAGTCTATTGTACATTAttcttattttcagttttaagtaAACTTTAGTGATAGTACACACATGAATCTTTTTCAGATTGGGTCTTTAAGAAGCTCTTTGGTAAAAAGGGTAAAAACTAATACCAACTCAAAGACTCAGAGAGGTGTAGGTTGATGTGATTTCTCTCAGGATTCCTGACTATCAAAAGACATCCATACAGCAGAcagttgtgtttattgtttcactATCAACCTCAACTTCCCATATTGAAAACTGCCCAGGGGTTATTACATTAAATTGATGAACTGAAAGAAGTAAACATGTCTACTCTGAAGTCCAACCAGAGTCAGTCAAAACCTCCGCACATGAAGGCATACCACTGatctgtgtgttatttttttttataactacAACTTGAATAAACATTTGCTTCCATTTTACaactttttgtttctgttttcagaaatgTAGCAATCTGAATTTTGTGATGCCGATCAATGATGGAGTCCCTTGACATCGTTTTCCATCTCATTGTTGTCTATGTTCTTCTTCTACAGTCATTTGGAGGTAATCTACCTGCAGAACACTCAGTAAACAGCTTCTGAACAATCATCATATACAAACCTGTAACTGCAACACTTTCAAGACTGTTAGTGAAGTCAGACTTCGAATGAGTCAAACAAGTCTGGTGTCACAAGACCAGGGACTTTACAAGAAacctttgttttttatattctcTGGCAGTACATTGTAAACCAGCAAGTCTTTGTTGGAGAGATTGTGGAGCTCTATGTTCATGCTGGCATATGAAGTTTAGATATACGAGTCAGATACAGACGACTATGACTCTTACATCGCTTggtattttttcattgttgctCTGTAGTTTTATCAATTTGActatttttcagtttaaaagatTCACTGTGACGACATGAATTGTAACTATgttattgtttcttttctgttgtttagttTTCCTTGCAGCTCAGTCAGAGTTGATTTGTTCTCATCAACCAATCGTAGCTTTGGCTGGCAATGATGTCATTCTACCATGTCGCCTTGAACCTGCCATCAGTGCCGCTGACTGGAGAGTGGAGTGGACCAAACCTGGTTTGGACCCAAAGAATATCCACATCCACCAAGATGGACGACTGGAGTATTGGACTCAAAATCCGTCTTATAATTTCCGAACACGAGTGTTTGTGGATGAACTGGAACAAGGAAACGTCTCCATGAAAATCTTCAGTGTGAAACTGTCTGATAAAGGAAAATACAGATGTTACATTCACTCAGTGCAGGAAGAAGCTTTCATCCATCTCAGTGTTGGTGAGTCAGACTCTGTGTTGATCGACTGAACTgaactaacacaaacacaatttgaTACTTAAAGTTACAAAGTGACCTCAAAGTGACCAAGACCTCCTCTCTTATCTCCAGGTTCAGTCTCGTCACCTGTCATAAAGGTTACTGCAAATACAAGTAGAACACTGGTGTTACAGTGTGAGTCTAAAGGCTGGCATCCAGAACCTGAGCTGTTGTGGCTGGACGGTGAGGgaaagctgctctctgctggacgAACAAAGACAATCAGAGGTCCTGATGACCTCTATACTGTCAGAGGCAGAGTGACTGTGGAGAAGAGACACAGCAACAACTTCACCTGTAGAGTCCAACAGAAGATCATCAACCagaccagagagacacagattcATGTTCCAGGTAGAAATCTTTATAAAAACCTTTATACTGATTCATCTTACTGAAATAGATTTCTATATAAACACCATGCTGCTCTCTTTTATCGTTTCAGGTGGTTTCATCAAGGACCCATCTGAAGATTATCCTGTGATTATTGGGATTCTCATGCTTGGGATCCCTTTTATTCTTTTGCTGGTTGTATGTTTGCTGTGCCGTCTACGTAGCTCCAAAATATCTACATctgatgaagaaataaaatcaacaacaacacaatcgTCTGAACTCACTACAGGGGATTTGACCATATATTAAGATATGAAGAGGCACAGTTTGTACTGTACATCAACAATACGCTGATCCTTTTATCTCCTTATACCTCAAACAGgagattgtgtgttttctgtagttACTTTATAACatatttgtgtaaataaataaatttaatgtACAAACAGCATTATATGACCTGTTGCATCTTCAGTAACAGTTGTATATAGACATTCATGAGTAGCAAGAGCAATTCATGGTTAACATCTATGTCCAAACTAATAGTATGTTATTATAAGTTTCAACCTGCAGTGAAACTGAATTTGaaataaacttaataaaaacttttatttgtgtCATAGCGAATATATCAACAAAAcctttttggggaaaaaaaattagacTCAGTCCAACACTGCTTTATAATTTGGGTGAGTCTTTACAGTCTCACATACATCAGATTTGACTGCAGACAAGAGGTAACAGAAGGTATTTTGT
It encodes:
- the LOC130164688 gene encoding butyrophilin subfamily 1 member A1-like translates to MMESLDIVFHLIVVYVLLLQSFGVFLAAQSELICSHQPIVALAGNDVILPCRLEPAISAADWRVEWTKPGLDPKNIHIHQDGRLEYWTQNPSYNFRTRVFVDELEQGNVSMKIFSVKLSDKGKYRCYIHSVQEEAFIHLSVGSVSSPVIKVTANTSRTLVLQCESKGWHPEPELLWLDGEGKLLSAGRTKTIRGPDDLYTVRGRVTVEKRHSNNFTCRVQQKIINQTRETQIHVPGGFIKDPSEDYPVIIGILMLGIPFILLLVVCLLCRLRSSKISTSDEEIKSTTTQSSELTTGDLTIY